One region of Flavobacterium pisciphilum genomic DNA includes:
- a CDS encoding GNAT family N-acetyltransferase, translated as MIFRNATILDLKEMQELYIDTIKTVCQKDYNPAQIEVWISGVNNTERWVAVINTQFVLLAIIENKIVGYGTLKEGNYIDLFYIHKEYQQQGIANKILNELVLEAKKLHSKTITADVSITAKPFFEKKGFIVKAEQRIERLGVELINYKMEKSLKNE; from the coding sequence ATGATTTTCAGAAATGCTACTATTCTTGACTTAAAAGAAATGCAAGAATTATATATTGACACCATTAAAACTGTTTGTCAAAAAGATTATAATCCAGCACAAATTGAGGTTTGGATTTCTGGAGTAAATAATACCGAGCGTTGGGTCGCCGTTATTAATACTCAGTTTGTTTTATTGGCAATTATCGAAAATAAAATTGTAGGCTATGGAACTTTAAAAGAAGGAAATTATATTGATCTCTTTTACATCCATAAAGAGTATCAGCAACAAGGAATCGCCAATAAAATTTTGAATGAATTAGTCCTTGAAGCAAAAAAACTACATTCTAAAACTATAACTGCTGATGTAAGTATAACAGCAAAACCATTTTTTGAAAAGAAAGGATTTATTGTAAAAGCCGAACAAAGAATAGAAAGATTAGGAGTAGAACTCATTAATTATAAAATGGAAAAAAGCCTAAAAAACGAATAG
- a CDS encoding MmcQ/YjbR family DNA-binding protein, which translates to MVSIETFRTLAMSFSEATEEPHFEKTSFRVKKKIFATLDVNKKLGVLKFSEIEQSVFSASSEKFFYPVPNKWGQQGWTIVDLAKVPEAMLLDALSVSYHNVLPKK; encoded by the coding sequence ATGGTATCGATTGAAACATTTAGAACTTTAGCCATGTCATTTTCTGAAGCAACCGAAGAGCCACATTTTGAAAAGACTTCTTTTCGAGTGAAGAAGAAAATATTTGCAACTTTGGATGTAAATAAAAAATTGGGAGTATTGAAATTTAGCGAAATAGAACAATCTGTTTTTTCTGCTTCAAGCGAAAAGTTTTTTTACCCTGTCCCTAATAAATGGGGACAACAAGGTTGGACAATTGTAGATCTTGCTAAGGTGCCAGAAGCGATGTTGCTAGACGCATTGTCTGTTTCATATCATAATGTTCTACCAAAGAAGTAA
- a CDS encoding methylated-DNA--[protein]-cysteine S-methyltransferase produces MKTQENINYNRIADAIDYIKANFKEQPNLDEVAEKVHLSPFHFQRLFTEWAGTSPKKFLQYISVEHAKKILKENNQATLFDTAFDTGLSGTSRLHDLFVNIEGMTPAEYKNGGKNLVINFSFAESPFGNLIVASTEKGICFMAFAESEEIGFKDLKQKFPNATFTRKLDLAQQNALFIFQNDWSKLSEIKLHLKGTDFQLKVWETLLKIPMGQLSTYGSIAQKIEKPNASRAVGTAIGSNPVAFLIPCHRVIQSTGTFGGYMWGNTRKTAIIGWEGVQSNLEI; encoded by the coding sequence ATGAAGACACAGGAAAACATCAATTATAATCGCATTGCCGATGCAATAGATTATATCAAAGCCAACTTCAAGGAGCAGCCTAACTTAGATGAGGTTGCCGAAAAAGTACATTTAAGTCCGTTTCACTTTCAGCGCTTATTTACTGAATGGGCTGGAACGAGTCCGAAAAAGTTCTTACAATATATTAGTGTTGAACACGCAAAAAAAATACTTAAAGAGAACAATCAAGCTACTTTATTTGATACTGCTTTTGACACTGGGCTTTCGGGCACAAGCCGTTTGCACGATTTATTTGTAAATATAGAAGGAATGACCCCTGCGGAATACAAAAATGGTGGTAAAAACTTAGTCATTAATTTTAGTTTTGCCGAAAGCCCGTTTGGGAATCTCATTGTTGCTTCAACCGAAAAAGGAATTTGTTTTATGGCTTTCGCCGAAAGTGAAGAAATCGGTTTTAAAGATTTAAAGCAAAAATTCCCCAATGCAACATTTACACGAAAACTAGATTTAGCTCAGCAAAATGCATTGTTTATCTTTCAGAATGACTGGAGTAAATTATCCGAAATAAAGCTACACTTAAAGGGTACTGATTTTCAATTGAAAGTTTGGGAGACATTGCTTAAAATACCAATGGGACAGCTTTCAACCTATGGTTCAATTGCACAAAAAATAGAGAAGCCAAATGCTTCACGTGCCGTTGGAACTGCAATTGGCAGCAACCCTGTTGCTTTCTTAATCCCTTGCCACCGTGTCATTCAATCTACTGGAACCTTTGGCGGTTATATGTGGGGAAACACACGCAAAACAGCTATTATTGGCTGGGAAGGTGTTCAATCTAATTTGGAAATTTAA
- a CDS encoding glycoside hydrolase family 30 protein, translating into MKKINNTLQILILLPLIAIQIKCGSSKNASTTKTDRVEYWVTKSDQTAKLQKQAEALVFTSVVNSNPTIEIDASKKFQTIDGFGFSLTGGSAEAINKLEKSKKAALLQELFGSKDNSVGISYLRISIGASDLNASVFSYDDMPTGETDLKLEHFNLGPDATELVPLLKEIIAINPKIKIMGSPWSPPVWMKDNGSTKGGSLQPQYYEVYANYFVKYIQTMRGEGIVIDAITPQNEPLHPGNNPSMYMTALQQTDFIKNNLGPAFAKAKIKTKIVTYDHNCNKPEYPLTILNDPKALPFVDGSAFHLYEGDISALSTVHDAYPNKNIYFTEQYTGSGSSFETDLKWNVKNVVIGSMRNWSKNALSWGLANDEFYKPFTPGGCSTCKGALMIDKEGVIKREVGYYIIAHASKFVPDGSVRIASNVSGNIHNVAFRTPKGNIVLIVENDGETTETFNIKYNQKQIVTSLDAGSVATYVW; encoded by the coding sequence ATGAAAAAAATAAACAACACCTTGCAAATTTTGATTTTGCTGCCACTTATTGCAATACAAATAAAGTGTGGTTCATCAAAAAATGCCAGTACTACTAAAACAGACAGAGTCGAATATTGGGTTACAAAAAGTGACCAAACAGCAAAGCTTCAAAAACAAGCAGAAGCATTGGTTTTTACTTCAGTAGTAAACTCAAATCCAACGATAGAAATTGATGCTTCTAAAAAGTTTCAAACTATTGATGGGTTTGGATTTTCATTGACAGGAGGAAGTGCCGAAGCGATCAACAAATTAGAGAAATCAAAAAAAGCAGCGCTATTACAGGAATTATTTGGTTCAAAAGATAATTCAGTTGGAATTAGTTACCTGCGTATTAGCATTGGAGCATCAGACCTTAATGCTTCGGTGTTTTCTTATGATGATATGCCAACAGGAGAAACAGATTTAAAACTAGAACATTTTAATCTAGGTCCAGATGCTACAGAGTTAGTTCCACTTTTAAAAGAAATTATTGCTATAAATCCAAAGATTAAAATTATGGGATCACCTTGGTCACCACCAGTTTGGATGAAAGATAACGGAAGTACCAAAGGAGGTAGTTTGCAACCACAGTATTATGAAGTGTATGCTAATTATTTTGTAAAGTACATTCAAACAATGAGAGGTGAAGGGATAGTAATTGATGCAATAACACCACAAAATGAGCCATTACATCCAGGAAATAATCCAAGTATGTATATGACAGCGTTACAACAAACAGATTTTATTAAAAACAATTTAGGCCCCGCTTTCGCAAAAGCAAAAATCAAAACCAAAATTGTTACTTACGATCATAATTGTAACAAACCAGAATATCCGTTAACGATTTTGAATGACCCAAAAGCATTGCCTTTTGTAGATGGTTCAGCTTTTCACTTATATGAAGGAGATATTAGTGCACTATCGACAGTTCATGATGCATATCCGAATAAAAATATTTATTTTACAGAGCAATATACAGGTTCGGGGAGCAGTTTTGAAACAGATCTAAAGTGGAATGTGAAAAATGTTGTGATAGGCTCAATGCGTAATTGGAGCAAAAATGCTCTTTCATGGGGCTTAGCCAATGATGAATTTTACAAACCTTTTACTCCAGGCGGATGCAGTACTTGCAAAGGAGCTTTGATGATTGATAAAGAAGGAGTAATAAAAAGAGAAGTTGGATATTATATTATTGCACATGCATCAAAATTTGTACCCGATGGTTCAGTACGAATTGCAAGTAATGTGAGTGGTAATATACATAATGTAGCTTTTAGAACTCCAAAAGGGAACATAGTTTTAATTGTTGAAAATGATGGTGAGACAACAGAAACATTCAATATTAAATACAATCAAAAACAAATAGTAACTTCGTTAGACGCAGGTTCGGTAGCAACTTACGTTTGGTAG
- a CDS encoding Ada metal-binding domain-containing protein encodes MIEHNKISDSDLRNKIKNGEICFGGNQKLKIYGTLKCASGKRMKLENRVFFTSETEAKKNGFRPCGHCMKTKYQNWKNGLI; translated from the coding sequence ATGATTGAACACAATAAAATTTCTGATTCTGATTTACGGAATAAAATTAAAAATGGCGAAATTTGCTTTGGTGGAAATCAGAAACTAAAAATTTACGGAACGCTAAAATGTGCTTCTGGAAAAAGAATGAAACTTGAAAATAGAGTGTTTTTCACATCTGAAACTGAAGCTAAAAAAAATGGTTTTAGACCTTGTGGTCATTGTATGAAAACCAAATATCAAAACTGGAAAAATGGACTTATTTAA
- a CDS encoding glycoside hydrolase family 3 N-terminal domain-containing protein: MKKITTLTCLMLSFFAIAQQQTIDQKVNALLNKMTLEEKIGQLNQYTGNNAATGPITINPNKQAEIKDGLVGSMLNVVGTKYTRQYQELAMQSRLKIPLLYGQDVIHGFKTTFPIPLGEAASWDMAAIELSARIAATEAAASGIHWTFAPMVDIGRDPRWGRVMEGAGEDTYLGSKIAYARVKGFQGDKLGSLNSVMACVKHFAAYGAAIGGRDYNSVDMSERMLWETYLPPFKAALDAGAATFMNSFNDINGIPATGNVHLQRDILKGKWNFQGFVVSDWGSIGEMVAHGYSKDNKEAALAAITAGSDMDMESNAYRYNLAALVKENKVSIDLIDDAVKRILRKKFELGLFDDPYKYSNPNREKKELNNPEHRKVARDVAAKSIVLLKNENATLPLSKDIKTIAFIGPMVKEYKANMGFWAVELPEVDYNKWVVSQWDGLQNKAGKNTKLLYAKGCEVEGDNKDGFAEAVATAKQADVVILSIGERHDMSGEAKSRSNINLPGVQEELVKVIQATGKPVVVLVNAGRPLVFNWTADNVPAILYTWWLGSEAGNAIADVLFGDYNPSGKLPMTFPREVGQVPIYYNHYNTGRPAKSENDINYVSAYIDLKNSPKFPFGYGLSYTKFDYSDLKLSTTKMKSNEKIQVSFQLKNAGKVAGEEVVQLYLKDKFGSVIRPVLELKDFQKVKLNAGETKTIQFTIDNEKLSFYNDKIEWGSEPGDFELMIGASSADIRLKSNFELQ; this comes from the coding sequence ATGAAAAAAATTACAACATTGACTTGTTTGATGCTATCCTTTTTTGCGATAGCACAACAGCAAACAATCGATCAGAAAGTAAATGCGTTATTAAATAAAATGACGTTAGAGGAAAAAATAGGTCAGCTTAATCAGTATACAGGTAATAATGCAGCAACAGGACCTATTACTATAAATCCAAACAAACAGGCAGAAATCAAAGATGGTTTAGTTGGTTCAATGCTTAATGTTGTTGGAACAAAATATACTCGCCAATATCAGGAATTAGCAATGCAATCCCGTCTTAAAATTCCGTTGTTGTATGGTCAGGATGTAATACATGGATTTAAAACAACATTCCCAATTCCGTTAGGAGAAGCAGCAAGTTGGGATATGGCAGCAATCGAACTTTCGGCTAGAATTGCAGCAACAGAGGCTGCTGCTAGTGGGATTCATTGGACATTTGCTCCAATGGTCGATATAGGGCGTGATCCGCGATGGGGACGCGTAATGGAAGGAGCAGGAGAAGATACTTATTTGGGGTCAAAAATAGCATATGCTAGAGTAAAAGGATTTCAAGGAGATAAACTAGGAAGCTTAAACTCAGTGATGGCATGTGTAAAACACTTTGCAGCTTATGGGGCAGCTATTGGAGGTAGAGATTATAACTCAGTAGACATGAGTGAAAGAATGTTATGGGAAACATACTTGCCACCTTTTAAAGCAGCCCTTGATGCAGGAGCAGCCACATTTATGAACTCGTTTAATGATATTAACGGAATTCCAGCAACAGGAAATGTCCATCTACAAAGAGATATTTTAAAAGGAAAATGGAATTTTCAAGGATTTGTAGTTTCAGATTGGGGGTCTATTGGAGAAATGGTTGCTCATGGATATTCTAAAGATAATAAAGAAGCAGCACTCGCAGCAATTACTGCTGGTAGCGATATGGACATGGAAAGTAATGCATACAGGTATAATTTAGCTGCATTGGTAAAAGAAAATAAAGTTTCGATAGACTTGATAGATGATGCAGTAAAAAGAATCTTGCGCAAGAAATTTGAATTAGGGTTATTTGATGATCCATATAAATATTCTAATCCTAATAGAGAGAAAAAAGAATTAAATAATCCAGAGCATCGTAAGGTAGCTCGCGATGTTGCAGCAAAAAGTATTGTTTTATTAAAGAATGAAAACGCGACTTTACCACTTTCTAAAGATATAAAAACAATTGCGTTTATAGGACCAATGGTAAAAGAGTATAAAGCCAATATGGGGTTCTGGGCAGTTGAATTACCAGAAGTAGATTATAATAAATGGGTAGTTTCACAATGGGATGGTTTACAAAATAAAGCAGGCAAGAATACAAAGTTGTTGTATGCAAAAGGATGTGAGGTAGAAGGAGATAATAAAGATGGTTTTGCAGAAGCTGTTGCTACAGCTAAACAAGCAGACGTAGTAATCTTAAGTATTGGAGAGCGACATGATATGAGTGGGGAAGCCAAAAGTCGAAGCAATATTAATTTGCCAGGAGTTCAGGAAGAATTAGTAAAAGTGATTCAGGCAACAGGAAAACCAGTTGTAGTTTTAGTTAATGCCGGAAGACCTCTTGTTTTTAATTGGACAGCCGATAATGTTCCTGCTATTCTCTATACTTGGTGGTTGGGTAGTGAAGCTGGAAATGCTATTGCCGATGTCTTATTTGGAGATTACAATCCGTCAGGAAAATTACCAATGACATTTCCAAGAGAAGTAGGGCAAGTTCCTATTTACTACAATCATTATAATACAGGAAGACCAGCAAAAAGTGAAAATGATATAAATTATGTATCAGCTTATATCGATTTAAAAAACAGTCCTAAATTTCCTTTTGGATATGGATTAAGCTATACTAAATTTGATTATTCAGATTTAAAATTGTCTACAACAAAAATGAAAAGCAATGAGAAAATTCAAGTTTCTTTTCAGTTAAAGAATGCTGGAAAAGTAGCTGGAGAAGAAGTAGTTCAATTGTATTTAAAAGATAAATTCGGATCAGTTATAAGACCAGTTTTAGAACTTAAAGATTTTCAAAAAGTGAAATTAAATGCAGGAGAAACCAAAACAATTCAGTTTACAATTGATAACGAAAAATTATCTTTTTATAATGATAAAATAGAATGGGGTTCAGAGCCAGGAGATTTTGAATTGATGATAGGTGCCTCGTCTGCAGATATCCGTTTGAAATCTAATTTTGAATTACAATAA
- a CDS encoding NUDIX hydrolase, translating to MISTTLYNHEDYQPGLSIDCVIFGFHDNQLKVLLIKTPYENKWSLPGGFVPVNEDIDDAAVRVLKIRTGVEGIFLRQFATFGKVKRNDNHFGEALLDHLKIPREAGKWLSQRFVTIGYYALVDFLQTVPQQSNKEELIEWIDHKEVPELILDHKEILDKALITLRYELNLMPIGYNLLPEKFTIPELQKLYETILDRKLDRRNFLRKITNIGILNKLDEKKSNVAHKAPNLYTFDKDKYDEVLKNGLNQGW from the coding sequence ATGATAAGTACCACTTTATATAACCATGAAGATTACCAGCCAGGACTTTCTATTGATTGTGTGATTTTTGGCTTTCATGACAACCAGCTTAAGGTTTTACTAATTAAAACTCCGTATGAAAACAAATGGTCATTACCAGGTGGATTTGTTCCTGTAAATGAGGACATAGATGATGCTGCAGTAAGAGTTCTTAAAATTAGGACAGGAGTAGAGGGGATTTTTTTAAGACAATTTGCAACTTTTGGTAAGGTAAAAAGAAACGACAATCATTTTGGAGAGGCACTTTTAGATCATTTGAAAATACCTAGAGAAGCTGGAAAATGGCTTTCTCAACGATTTGTAACTATAGGATATTATGCTTTGGTTGATTTTTTACAAACTGTTCCACAACAAAGTAATAAAGAAGAATTAATAGAATGGATTGATCATAAAGAAGTCCCCGAATTAATTTTGGATCATAAAGAAATTCTAGATAAAGCATTAATCACACTTCGCTATGAGCTGAATTTAATGCCAATTGGGTATAATTTATTACCAGAAAAATTTACAATTCCAGAGCTTCAAAAGTTATATGAAACAATTTTAGATAGAAAATTAGATAGAAGAAATTTTCTGCGAAAAATAACCAACATCGGAATCTTGAATAAACTAGATGAAAAGAAAAGCAATGTGGCGCATAAAGCACCCAATTTGTATACTTTTGATAAAGATAAATACGATGAGGTTCTCAAGAACGGATTGAATCAAGGTTGGTAA
- a CDS encoding DUF3857 domain-containing protein, with amino-acid sequence MDTNIENLIQLEHYKIQKPQHWATVINDNQLIEYIKESDFSSKQIDEGRDYCFFLDKIYYTSDDENSEYACLAYTLNEPANLERASVVDIVVEENETYIIHRISVLREGVLIDKISDTKIKVLDSENQSSGGILNSNKKINITIKDLRLYDVLIMEDSRVKIFTERDFLRKEFSKYVWFSPDTYWAYGSYKFSFINDREKTIAYKKTFFRDEEGNVLEPEINLLKKGERFTIEKENYINTVDINRELSPFIDFATHSNWMDLSNYIYPIYEDIYNQSSLKDFAPNLVEKLDAIADKDEQLQFAIDYVQNHVYYVYNADEMNGHKPQEPSITYQNKQGDCKAKSVLLKVILDYIDVDSSIVLVNFNTDYYIKYYLPSLLTFNHVIVKINYKGETYFIDATIRDEFGLIENRGFIFFRHYLEINPNQELQVRKPYKFPYYCINEKVEFNAKDTTGKLKLTTTYKGNRANSMRRYFKNTNKREVIDSWNNFLFYTLNYNNDRNGTDIRNIFTDAVIEIISDDKKLNEFTIKYNATIENPYFVDDQKNRFMMYFDRNMVKENARDFMHKDYPFWHNFDNEKYEINVYTDQKIDTQEKYTIQECTINNPYFDYVTRKKITKNGGTVYIDFKPLVNLEIPESDFEAFRSAHHIIADSNTGLGIDIVEQGLMNTLKFNFKKIFK; translated from the coding sequence ATGGATACTAATATAGAAAACCTAATTCAATTAGAACACTACAAAATTCAAAAGCCTCAACATTGGGCAACAGTTATTAATGACAATCAACTTATTGAGTATATAAAGGAATCCGACTTTTCTAGTAAACAAATAGATGAAGGCCGCGATTATTGCTTCTTTTTAGATAAAATTTATTATACGAGTGATGATGAAAACAGTGAATACGCCTGCTTAGCTTATACTCTTAATGAACCTGCCAATCTAGAAAGAGCATCTGTGGTGGATATTGTGGTCGAAGAAAATGAAACTTACATCATACATAGAATAAGTGTTTTGCGTGAAGGAGTTTTAATAGACAAAATTTCTGACACCAAAATTAAAGTTCTGGATAGTGAAAATCAGAGTAGCGGAGGTATTTTGAACAGTAATAAAAAAATCAACATTACTATCAAAGACTTGCGTTTATATGATGTCTTGATTATGGAAGATTCTAGAGTAAAGATTTTTACTGAACGTGATTTTTTACGCAAGGAGTTTTCTAAATATGTTTGGTTTAGCCCTGATACTTATTGGGCCTATGGAAGTTATAAATTCTCTTTTATCAATGATCGTGAAAAAACCATTGCTTACAAAAAAACTTTTTTTAGAGATGAAGAAGGAAACGTACTGGAGCCTGAAATAAACCTCTTAAAAAAAGGAGAAAGATTTACAATTGAAAAAGAAAACTATATAAATACTGTTGATATAAACAGAGAATTATCTCCTTTTATAGATTTTGCTACTCATAGCAATTGGATGGATTTATCTAATTATATCTATCCCATATATGAGGACATTTATAATCAATCTTCTTTAAAAGATTTTGCACCTAATCTTGTTGAGAAACTAGATGCTATAGCAGATAAAGACGAACAATTACAATTTGCTATAGATTATGTTCAAAATCACGTTTATTACGTCTATAATGCTGATGAAATGAACGGTCATAAACCGCAAGAACCATCTATAACTTATCAAAACAAACAAGGGGATTGTAAAGCAAAATCTGTTTTGTTAAAAGTAATTTTAGATTATATTGATGTTGATTCTTCAATCGTTTTGGTCAATTTTAATACTGATTATTATATTAAATACTACTTACCATCACTGCTTACTTTCAACCATGTAATTGTCAAAATTAATTATAAAGGGGAAACTTATTTTATTGATGCCACCATTCGAGATGAGTTTGGTTTAATTGAAAATCGTGGATTCATCTTTTTTAGACATTACTTAGAAATTAACCCCAACCAAGAATTACAAGTAAGAAAGCCTTATAAATTTCCTTATTACTGTATAAATGAAAAAGTAGAATTCAATGCAAAAGATACTACTGGAAAATTAAAGCTGACAACAACTTATAAAGGGAACCGTGCTAATAGCATGCGTAGGTATTTTAAAAATACCAATAAAAGAGAAGTTATCGATAGTTGGAATAATTTTTTATTTTATACTCTGAATTATAATAATGATAGAAACGGAACTGATATTAGAAATATTTTTACCGATGCTGTTATTGAAATTATAAGCGATGATAAAAAACTGAATGAATTTACCATTAAATACAATGCAACTATTGAGAACCCGTACTTTGTAGATGACCAAAAGAATCGCTTTATGATGTACTTTGACCGCAATATGGTTAAAGAAAATGCAAGAGATTTTATGCACAAAGACTATCCGTTCTGGCATAATTTTGATAATGAAAAATATGAAATCAATGTTTATACAGATCAAAAAATAGATACTCAAGAGAAATATACTATACAGGAATGTACAATCAACAATCCTTATTTTGATTATGTGACTCGCAAAAAAATTACTAAAAATGGAGGAACTGTTTATATCGACTTCAAACCGTTAGTTAATTTAGAAATCCCTGAAAGTGATTTTGAAGCATTCAGATCGGCACATCATATTATTGCTGACAGTAATACTGGTCTTGGAATTGACATTGTTGAACAAGGTCTTATGAATACGTTGAAATTTAATTTCAAAAAAATATTTAAATAA
- a CDS encoding 2OG-Fe(II) oxygenase — MEIIQSKIASLNWESITESMHENGFTIIPNILSNDQCEALKKDYSDPNLYRKTVVMERYRFGLGEYKYFNYPLPDLIQTIRTSVYPKLAPIANAWMKALNINTAFPETHEELLEQCHQNDQLKATVLILKYGKSGFNTLHQDLYGTIYFPIQIVLFLNEPDEDFTGGEFVLTQQTPRAQSKAIVLKPKKGDILVFTTNFRPVKGTKGYYRVNMKHGVSEIHSGERHTLGIIFHDALS, encoded by the coding sequence ATGGAAATTATACAATCAAAAATTGCCTCTCTTAATTGGGAAAGCATCACCGAATCTATGCACGAAAACGGATTTACAATCATTCCGAATATCCTTAGTAACGATCAATGTGAAGCCTTAAAAAAGGATTATTCGGATCCTAATTTATACAGAAAAACGGTTGTCATGGAGCGTTATCGATTTGGCTTGGGTGAATACAAATATTTTAATTATCCGCTACCTGATTTAATTCAAACGATTCGAACTTCGGTTTATCCTAAACTTGCTCCAATTGCAAATGCTTGGATGAAAGCCTTGAACATAAATACTGCTTTTCCTGAAACACACGAGGAACTTTTAGAACAATGCCATCAAAATGATCAATTAAAAGCTACTGTTTTGATTTTAAAATACGGGAAAAGCGGTTTCAATACGTTACATCAGGATTTATATGGTACTATTTATTTCCCGATACAAATCGTTCTTTTCTTGAATGAACCTGATGAAGATTTTACTGGTGGTGAATTTGTTCTCACCCAACAAACACCCAGAGCACAATCTAAAGCTATTGTTCTAAAACCTAAAAAGGGAGATATTCTAGTTTTTACCACCAATTTTAGACCTGTAAAAGGCACAAAAGGCTATTATCGGGTAAATATGAAACATGGGGTAAGCGAAATTCATAGTGGTGAGCGACATACATTAGGTATTATATTTCATGATGCTCTTTCTTAA
- a CDS encoding alpha-ketoglutarate-dependent dioxygenase AlkB family protein: protein MDLFNPETNEDTNLLPKDGTVNYYGKLLSREKADSYRDTLLNTIEWKNDEAIIFGKLIITKRKVAWYGDSSFEYSYSNTTKKALPWTTELLELKAFIEEKTGETFNSCLLNLYHSGDEGMAWHSDAEKDLKKNGAIASVSFGAERKFAFKHKDTKETISLILEHGSLLVMKDTTQTHWLHRLPPTKTTSKPRVNLTFRTIVE, encoded by the coding sequence ATGGACTTATTTAATCCTGAAACAAACGAAGACACTAATTTATTACCAAAAGATGGTACTGTAAACTATTATGGGAAACTACTCTCTAGAGAAAAAGCAGACTCCTATCGCGATACTTTGTTAAACACTATCGAATGGAAAAATGATGAAGCTATTATCTTTGGTAAATTAATAATTACTAAAAGAAAAGTCGCTTGGTATGGTGATTCTAGTTTTGAATACTCCTATTCTAATACTACTAAGAAAGCCCTCCCGTGGACTACAGAATTATTAGAATTAAAAGCTTTTATAGAAGAAAAAACTGGAGAAACATTTAATTCCTGCTTGCTCAATTTATATCATTCTGGTGACGAAGGAATGGCGTGGCATAGCGATGCCGAAAAAGATTTAAAGAAAAATGGAGCTATCGCTTCGGTAAGTTTTGGTGCTGAACGAAAGTTTGCTTTTAAACATAAAGATACCAAAGAGACTATTTCTTTAATCTTAGAACATGGAAGTTTATTGGTAATGAAAGATACAACTCAAACCCATTGGTTGCACCGTTTACCTCCAACAAAAACTACCTCAAAACCTAGAGTAAATCTAACTTTTAGAACTATTGTTGAGTAA
- a CDS encoding endonuclease/exonuclease/phosphatase family protein, producing the protein MKRVNKLIALVMFLSFCGVYGQNLKIMTYNIRLDVASDGENAWANRKDFFTSQIQFYAPDIFGVQEAMPNQVNDIASALPSYNHVGIAREGEGKGESSSIFYKKDRFLVQQSSTFWLSQTPDVISKGWDAAYNRVCTYALFKDLKTKKTFWVFNTHLDHIGEEARTKGLELILSKMATVNTKGYPVFLMGDFNSEPDTDRIVSLKKAMNDTREISEEKPFGPSGTFNDFKHDKPVTLLLDYIFLSKNNNLKVKKHAVLSDSIDLKYPSDHFPVLIEIN; encoded by the coding sequence ATGAAAAGAGTAAACAAGTTAATTGCCTTAGTGATGTTTTTGTCCTTTTGTGGAGTTTATGGACAGAATTTAAAAATAATGACATACAATATCCGTTTAGATGTTGCTTCAGATGGAGAGAATGCATGGGCAAACCGCAAAGATTTTTTTACATCACAAATACAATTTTATGCTCCAGACATATTTGGAGTACAAGAAGCAATGCCAAATCAAGTAAATGATATTGCATCGGCATTGCCAAGTTACAATCATGTAGGTATCGCTCGCGAAGGAGAAGGCAAAGGCGAATCATCTTCGATATTCTATAAAAAAGATAGGTTTTTAGTACAGCAATCTAGTACATTTTGGCTTTCACAAACACCAGATGTAATCTCAAAAGGTTGGGATGCAGCTTATAATAGAGTTTGTACATACGCACTTTTTAAGGACTTAAAAACTAAAAAAACATTTTGGGTTTTTAATACACATCTTGATCATATTGGTGAAGAAGCCAGAACCAAAGGATTAGAACTTATTCTTTCTAAAATGGCAACAGTGAATACTAAAGGATATCCCGTTTTCCTTATGGGAGATTTTAATTCAGAGCCAGATACAGACCGCATTGTTTCACTAAAAAAAGCAATGAACGATACTCGTGAAATTTCTGAAGAAAAACCATTCGGACCATCAGGAACCTTTAATGATTTTAAGCATGATAAACCAGTTACACTATTACTGGATTATATCTTTCTTTCTAAGAATAACAATCTAAAAGTAAAAAAACATGCAGTTTTAAGTGATTCAATAGATTTAAAATATCCATCAGATCATTTTCCTGTTTTAATTGAAATTAACTAA